The Nicotiana tabacum cultivar K326 chromosome 14, ASM71507v2, whole genome shotgun sequence genome contains a region encoding:
- the LOC107800995 gene encoding pentatricopeptide repeat-containing protein At1g04840-like has translation MKVIPKLKLPRKSPKILNPPPPNRSSYSKNNNNENLNETHFISLIHTCKNTLQLQKIHAQIIRQNLSSNSRIITQLISSASLRKSIDYALSIFNYFRGPNLYLFNALIRGLKENSCFEKSIGYFKLMLKMGVKPDRLTYPFVLKSLTALGEKGVGGSVHCGVLKMGLEYDVFVRVCLVEMYVKIELVEFALQLFDESPERNKAESVLLWNVAINGCCKTGQVSKALALFEEMPERNAGSWNTLLSGLLRNGEVDKAMELFDGMVEKNVVSWTSMIHGLTLNGLHQKALDLFFKMVEEGTKPNGLTVVSALSACAKTGALEAGRKIHENISNNGLHLNVAVGNALLDMYAKCGYIESASLVFSGLKEKDIRTWSIMIWGWAIHGHVDKALKCFEQMKLAGIKPDGVSFLAVLTGCSHAGRVDQGLQIFHSMQHEWSIEPTMRHYAVVVDLLGRAGRLDDAFKFIEIMPLEPDCVIWGALFSACRAHKNIEMAKIASEKLLQLEPNHAGGHVFLSNVYAGAGRWDDVERVRSSMKNKNVDKDPGWSSMEVDGQLHTFVAGDNAHTRKQEIYSKLEEIITGAKQHGYMPETEWVLHNIDEEEKEGALGSHSEKLALAFGLISTGPGAIIMIVKNLRVCGDCHSLMKYVSKMSQRVIVLRDIKRFHHFKDGVCSCKDYW, from the exons ATGAAAGTAATTCCCAAACTCAAACTTCcaagaaaatctcccaaaatcctCAATCCCCCCCCACCTAATAGATCATCATACTCtaagaataataataatgagAATTTGAATGAAACCCATTTCATATCTCTAATTCACACTTGTAAAAACACCCTTCAACTCCAAAAAATCCATGCCCAAATCATTCGCCAAAACTTATCATCAAATAGCAGAATCATTACTCAGCTGATATCTTCAGCTTCTTTACGTAAATCCATTGACTATGCATTgtctatttttaattattttcgtGGCCCGAATTTGTATTTGTTTAATGCTTTGATTAGAGGATTGAAGGAGAACtcttgttttgaaaaatcaattGGATATTTTAAGCTAATGCTTAAGATGGGCGTTAAGCCTGACAGGCTAACGTACCCGTTCGTGTTGAAATCATTAACGGCATTAGGTGAAAAAGGAGTTGGTGGGAGTGTGCATTGTGGTGTTTTAAAGATGGGATTGGAGTATGATGTGTTTGTGAGGGTTTGTTTGGTTGAAATGTATGTGAAAATTGAGTTGGTGGAGTTTGCACTCCAACTGTTTGATGAAAGTCCTGAGAGAAATAAGGCTGAGAGTGTGCTTTTGTGGAACGTCGCGATTAATGGGTGTTGTAAGACTGGACAGGTGAGTAAGGCGTTGGCGTTGTTTGAGGAAATGCCTGAGAGGAATGCAGGTTCTTGGAATACTTTGCTTAGTGGGCTGTTGAGGAATGGGGAAGTGGATAAAGCGATGGAACTTTTTGATGGGATGGTGGAAAAGAATGTGGTTTCTTGGACTAGTATGATTCATGGATTAACACTAAATGGGTTGCACCAAAAGGCTCTAGATTTGTTTTTCAAGATGGTGGAAGAAGGTACGAAGCCGAATGGTTTAACTGTTGTATCTGCACTTTCTGCTTGTGCAAAAACCGGGGCACTAGAGGCAGGGAGAAAGATTCATGAAAATATTTCGAACAATGGGCTCCATTTGAACGTAGCGGTTGGTAATGCTTTGCTTGATATGTATGCGAAATGCGGGTATATTGAGTCTGCAAGCCTGGTTTTTAGTGGATTGAAGGAAAAGGATATTCGTACGTGGAGTATTATGATATGGGGTTGGGCAATTCATGGACATGTAGATAAAGCTCTTAAGTGTTTTGAACAGATGAAATTGGCTG GAATCAAACCTGATGGAGTTTCTTTCCTTGCTGTTTTGACTGGATGCTCTCACGCTGGACGGGTGGATCAGGGCCTTCAAATCTTTCATAGCATGCAGCACGAGTGGTCGATTGAGCCTACTATGAGACATTATGCTGTAGTAGTAGATCTACTTGGCAGGGCTGGCCGATTGGATGATGCCTTTAAATTTATCGAAATTATGCCCTTGGAGCCAGATTGTGTCATTTGGGGTGCACTTTTTTCTGCTTGCAGAGCTcacaagaacattgaaatggcaaaaattgcaTCAGAGAAGCTCCTGCAGCTTGAGCCAAATCATGCTGGGGGCCATGTGTTTCTGTCTAATGTTTATGCAGGAGCAGGGAGATGGGATGATGTAGAAAGAGTTAGAAGTTCAATGAAGAACAAAAATGTTGATAAGGATCCTGGATGGAGTTCGATGGAGGTGGATGGTCAATTGCATACATTTGTTGCTGGTGATAATGCTCATACACGTAAGCAGGAGATATACTCGAAATTGGAGGAAATTATTACGGGAGCTAAACAACACGGTTACATGCCTGAAACCGAGTGGGTGCTTCATAACATTGATGAGGAAGAGAAGGAAGGAGCTTTGGGAAGTCATAGTGAAAAGTTAGCACTTGCGTTTGGGCTCATTAGTACTGGTCCTGGTGCGATCATTATGATTGTGAAGAATCTTAGAGTGTGTGGCGACTGCCATTCGCTAATGAAGTATGTCAGCAAGATGAGTCAAAGGGTGATTGTGTTAAGAGATATAAAGAGATTCCACCATTTCAAAGATGGAGTTTGCTCCTGTAAAGATTACTGGTGA